GGTTAACCATTGTTGAAATAAAAATATAAAACAAAATAAAATTTAAATATGCCTCAACAATTAAATAAAAATTTAAAATTTATAAGAAGAAAAAAGCATGATATTGCTATTTCCAAATATACAAAAATCATAGAAAAAGAACCTGATAATTATCAAGCATATAAAGAAAGAGGAAATGCATACTACAGAAAAAAACTTTATCATCTTGCAATAGCAGACTATACCAAAGCTATAGAGTTAAATCCTGAATATTTTCTTGCATACAATAATCGCGGAATAGTTTATTCTGTTCTTGGACTTTATGAATTAGCTATTGCTGATTATAATAAAGCTATTGAATTAAAACCCCATAATGGTATGCCGTATAACAATAGAGGATTTACTTATTTATTAATGGGTAAGATTGAAGAAGCTGAAAAAGATATAAAGAAATCAGTGGAGCTTAATCCTAATAATATATATGCATTAAATAGCATGGCAGAGCTTTTTGCTATAAAAGGAATGCCTGAGGAAGCTTGTAAGTGGTTAAAAAAAGCAATCACAAAAGGCTATAATAATTGGAAATATCTTAAAACATCAAAAACATATGATTCTATAAGAAACCATCCATGCTTTCAAGCTATTCTTGAAAAAAGTTTTTAATATCTTCCCACACAGAAATATTTAAACCCTAACTGTTTTATTTTCTGCGGATCATAGATATTTCTGAAATCAAAAAAGAGATTACCATTCATAAGATTTTTTATTTTTTCAATATCCAGGTTCCTAAATTGATTCCACTCTGTAACAATTACTAATGCATCAGCATTTTTTGCAACGGAGTAGGGATCGGAACAGTAGATTATATCAGGAAAAATATTTTTAGTATTTTCCATTGCTGCAGGATCATAAACTTTTAGTAATGCTTTTTTGTTTAAAAGAGTGTGAATTATGTATAGTGCTGGAGATTCTCTAATATCATCAGTATTTGGTTTGAATGATAAACCAAGTATACCTACTGTTTTCCCTTGGATATTGTTATCAAATGCATTTATTATTTTTGCAGTTAATCTTTCTTTTTGTCTCTGATTAGCCTCAATTGCAGCCTTAACAATACTGAGTTCAACTCCTTTTTCCTCAGCAATTTTAACAAGTGCCATTGTATCCTTTGGTAAGCATGAACCTCCAAAACCTATACCTGCATGAAGAAATTTAGAACCAATTCTTCCATCAAGTCCCATTGCCTTAGCAACAGTATTTACATTTGCTCCAACTGCTTCACATAATGCTGATATTTCATTGATAAAAGATATCTTAGTGGCGAGAAAACTGTTAGTAGCATATTTTATTAATTCAGATGTTGCTATGTCTGTAATTACAAAGGGAGTTTCAATTAAATATAGGGGTCTATACAGATCTTTCATTATTGCAATTGCCTGTTCACTTTCTGCTCCGATTACAACTCTATTGGGACGCATAAAGTCTTCAACAGCCGAGCCTTCTCTTAAAAACTCAGGATTTGAAACAATATCAAATTCAACAGGTTTTTCAAGATTTTTTTTGATAATTTCTTTTATCATTAATCCTGTTCCAACAGGAACTGTGCTTTTTGTAACAATAACTTTATAACTTTTCATATTTTTTGCGATTTCTTTTGCAACTTCTTCAACATATTCAAGATTTGCAGAGCCATCTCCACGAGGTGGTGTTCCTACAGCAATAAATACTACAAGAGATTCATTAATAGCTTCATCAATACGAGTTGTAAATTTTAATCTATTTTCCTTTAAATTTCTTTTTACAATATCTTCAAGTCCTGGCTCAAAAAATGGGATAATTCCTTTTTTAAGTTTCTTAATTTTTTCATGATCTTTATCTACGCAAGTTACAAAAACTCCGAATTCAGCAAAACATGCACCTGTAACAAGTCCAACATACCCTGTCCCAATTATAGCTATATGCATGAATAATCCCCCTTGTTATATAAATTTTGTATTTAATATTATACCTTATCTATATATTCTGTCTGAAATTACTAAAAAATATTATTTCCCAGAATTGTTGTTCCTTTCTAAATAAAGCATGTCTTTGAATGACTTCTTCAAAATTAGTTTTAAGTTGAAATTGACTTTATAAAAATTTTAATTTAAAATAATTCTAATTTAGAATGATTATTAAACAATAAAGGAGGGATGTAAAAATGGCAACTTTTAAATGTAGTAACTGCGGAACAACGAAAGAGGGGAAATGTAAACCGAAAAAATGTCCAAAATGTGGTAAAACAGGTACAATGGAAAAAGTTTAAAAAATTAAAAATGCATGCCCTATTTGTAAATTTAAAAAACCTGGCTTCTACGCTGTAAAATAAAAAAGCCGTGGCATAAACCACGGCTTTTTTATACGTCCCCAAGGGGATTTGAACCCCTGTTACCGCCTTGAAAGGGCGATGTCCTAGGCCTGGCTAGACGATGGGGACATTAAAATGAGCCGCGTTGGATTCGAACCAACGACACCCGCCTTAAAAGGGCGGTGCTCTGCCTGCTGAGCTAGCGGCCCATTAAATACTTTAATAATCTAAACTTTTAAAGAAATTTTTGTCAAATATCATTAGAGTTTTACATTTTAAATGGGCAGGGACGGAATTGAACCGCCGACACGGGGCTTTTCAGGCCCCTGCTCTACCGACTGAGCTACCTGCCCATTTAAAGCAACGAAGATTATTTAAAAATAATACATTTTGCCCTAAAAAGTCAAATAAATTCCTCTTTCTCGTGGAGAGGGATGGTGGGAATTGAACCCACTGCACGAAATCTTCGTGCATCACTGGTTTTGCAGACCAGGAGAGACACCAGTCT
The Thermodesulfovibrio yellowstonii DSM 11347 DNA segment above includes these coding regions:
- a CDS encoding tetratricopeptide repeat protein, with the protein product MPQQLNKNLKFIRRKKHDIAISKYTKIIEKEPDNYQAYKERGNAYYRKKLYHLAIADYTKAIELNPEYFLAYNNRGIVYSVLGLYELAIADYNKAIELKPHNGMPYNNRGFTYLLMGKIEEAEKDIKKSVELNPNNIYALNSMAELFAIKGMPEEACKWLKKAITKGYNNWKYLKTSKTYDSIRNHPCFQAILEKSF
- a CDS encoding UDP-glucose dehydrogenase family protein, which translates into the protein MHIAIIGTGYVGLVTGACFAEFGVFVTCVDKDHEKIKKLKKGIIPFFEPGLEDIVKRNLKENRLKFTTRIDEAINESLVVFIAVGTPPRGDGSANLEYVEEVAKEIAKNMKSYKVIVTKSTVPVGTGLMIKEIIKKNLEKPVEFDIVSNPEFLREGSAVEDFMRPNRVVIGAESEQAIAIMKDLYRPLYLIETPFVITDIATSELIKYATNSFLATKISFINEISALCEAVGANVNTVAKAMGLDGRIGSKFLHAGIGFGGSCLPKDTMALVKIAEEKGVELSIVKAAIEANQRQKERLTAKIINAFDNNIQGKTVGILGLSFKPNTDDIRESPALYIIHTLLNKKALLKVYDPAAMENTKNIFPDIIYCSDPYSVAKNADALVIVTEWNQFRNLDIEKIKNLMNGNLFFDFRNIYDPQKIKQLGFKYFCVGRY
- a CDS encoding RCKP-type rubredoxin-like domain-containing protein, whose amino-acid sequence is MATFKCSNCGTTKEGKCKPKKCPKCGKTGTMEKV